The following is a genomic window from Butyricimonas faecihominis.
GAGGTGAATTTTCGTTGGAATTGGCAGATGGAACTCGGGTGTGGTTGAATGCGGAGTCGAGGTTGCGTTATCCGGTGGCTTTCACGGGTAAGGAGAGAAAAGTTGAGATGGAGGGAGAGGTTTATTTTGAAGTGGCAAAGAATAAGGAAAAACCTTTTATTGTAACCGTGAATGGGGTTGATATTCGGGTCTTGGGAACAAGTTTTAATGTTTCGGCTTATCAAGAAGAGGTGGTGGCCACGTTGGTCGAAGGAAAGGTGCAGTTGAAAAAAGGTAATGAACAGGTTATTTTATCGCCTAACCAGCAAGCAATATGGTCTGATGACGAGTTTAGAGTGAAACAGGTAGATGCCCGTAATTATGTGTTATGGAAAGAGGGGATTTTTTATTTTGAAGATGTTGATTTGGAGACAATTCTGGATGATATGGCCCGCTGGTATAACGTGAATGTTTTTTATATGAACCCAGCGTTGAAAGAGATGAAATTCTCTGTCGAGATTAGACGTTATGGGGATATAAACGAGATCCTGAGAAGAATAGAACAAACTAAACGTGTAAAATTTGAAATAAAAGATAGAACTATAAACGTGTATGAATAAAAAAAGACAGACAGCACCCCCATGCTATCTGTCCGAATACATTCAATATTTAATTCAATGTAAAACTCAAGAACAAAGTTATGAAAAAAAAATGTAATTCTGGTGGTCTTATGAAAATAAGGCTGCGAAAAACATTGTTGGTTATGAAATTTTTGTGCTTTTTTTTCTTGTTGTCTGTTTCGGTATCAGCAGCAAGTTATTCACAGAATGCAAGGTTTACTCTGACGTTGGAAAATGTCGCATTAACAGATGTTTTTTCAACTATTCGGAAAAGTAGTGAGTTCACGTTTATCTATAATATGGATGACGTGAGAAATATTCGGGTGAAGTCAATAAACGTGCACGAGGCTACTATCCAAGAGATTCTGGATGAAGTCCTTCGAAACACGGGGTTCGTTTACCAGATTGAAGATTATGTGATCGTGATTCAACCTCAGGAAACGAAGGAAGAAAAGAAATCCCTGCGATTAAAAGGGTGGGTCCGTGATAAGAAAAAGGAACCGCTACCAGGGGTGACGGTAAGAATGGTGGGGGTGAGCTTGGGAACGGCAACCAATGCTCAAGGATGGTTTGCGATAGATTTACCTGTGACGAAAGGGGAGGTGGAGTTTTCTTTCGTGGGATATAAAAAACAGAAAATTACTTTCACAGAAAAAACAGATACACTGCAGATCGTGATGGAGGAGGATTTCCAACAGGTGGAAGAGGTGGTTGTGACAGGTATTTTCAATAAACCGAAAGAGAGTTTTACAGGGGCTGTGACAACTATATCTCAAGAAGAGATCAGAACTCATTATTCTCGGAATTTGATTCAGACATTAGCGAGTTTAGATCCTAGTTTACGAATTATACAGAATAACGCACAAGGATCTAATCCGAATGCTTTACCGGAACTACAATTGCGAGGGGCATCCACATTACTTAGTGCAGACGATATACGAGATCAAAAGAGTAATTATGAATTGAATCAACCTTTGTTTATCATGGATGGTTTCGAGGTAACGTTAGAACGAGTAATGGACTTGAATGATAATGAAATTGAAAGCATCACTATTTTGAAAGATGCGAGTGCTACAGCTCTTTATGGTTCTAGAGGGGCGAATGGGGTCATAGTGATTACTTCGTTACGTCCTAAAGCAGGAAAAATTTCGGTGACATATTCGGGAAAAGTTAAAGTCGAAATTCCAGATTTAAGTTCGTATGACAACTTAACGAATGCTAGAGAAAAATTAGAGTTAGAACGAGTGTATGGCGTGTGGGATGATTCAAGTCTTCAGGAGTTATACCAGTCTTTAAAAGATGTGGTTGATTCAGGTGTGAATTATAACTGGGCTAAAGAGCCTCTTCGTACAGGAGTTGGACAACAGCATATATTGAATATCATGGGAGGAGTTGAGGCTTGGCGTTTTCGGTTTGATCTGTTTTATGATGAAACAATTGGCGTTATGAAGGGATCTGATCGTACAAATTTCAACGGTTCGATGGAAATTGATTACGTGCATGGTAAATGGAATGTACGTCAACTTTTAACGATAGGATTGAATACAAGTGAAGATAGTCCTTATGGACAATTTTCTGATTACGTGAGGATGAACAGATATTGGGAACCTTATGATGAAAATGGAGAATTGATAGAACAATATTATCATCCTAATGCAACGGCTCTTATAGATAATCCGATGTATAATAAGGAGGTTGGGTGTTGGAATGAATCAAAATACACGTCATTACGTAGCACAACGCAGGCTCGTTTTGATATTTCAGAGGCTTTTCAAATAACAGCAATGTTGGGTTTAACTAAAAAAATGGGAACACAAGATTCTTTTATCCCACCAACGCATAAATATTATGATAGTGAGGAGAATATAGAGCAAAAAGGAAGTTATGGTAGAGGAGAGAAAACGGAATCATTGTGGGAAACGAGATGGGCGTTGAATTATGCAAAAACATTTAACGAAAAACATATGCTAACAGTAGGTATTGCTGGAGAAATGTCTGAAACAAAATATGATAATGTTTCTTGGTCTGCAACAGGATTTTTAACATCGGATATTGACCATTTGGCAACTTCTTTAGGTTATCCTTCTACGGGAGGAACTTATGGTTCAGAATCAACCTCTCGTAGAGTATCATTAAGTGGTTTTTGTAATTATTATTATGATACGCGTTATTTTATAGATTTGACTTATCGTTTAGACGGAGGTTCTTCTTTTGGGAAAAATAGTCGTTTTTCTTCTTTTTATGCTTTAGGTGTTGGATGGACGCTTAGTAAGGAAGAGTTTATAATTGAACACTTACCTTTTATTTCAAATTGGCAATTCCGCTATTCGTATGGGGTTTCCGGTAATATGGCATTCTCCCCGGAACAGTCAATGGAGGTTTTTAATCGAGAAACCAATTACACTTATAATGGAGGTGTGGGAGTAAAGATGGCAACTTTCGCAAACCCGAATCTGAAACAACAGAATACATTTCAACATAATGTGGGGATGAATTTGAGTCTTTTTAAAGACCGAATAACATTTAATTTAAACTATTATAGAAAATTGACGGATAATACCTTAACTGATATATATATTCCTGCATCACACGGTTTTACCACTGTAAAAGGAAATGTGGGTGAAGTGCGGAATGAAGGTTATGATGGTAGCATCTCTTTCAATGTATTGAGATCAGAAAAGTTTAATTGGAATTTAAGTGGTAGCTTTTCTCATAACAAGGAGACTTTAGTGAAGTTGGCCGAAGGTTTTAAGAATTCGTTAAAATATTATGATACTTCAATGGGATCAGCTACGACGTATTTGCGCTATAGAGAAGGGCATTCTATGACGGCTGTTTATGGTTTGCGTACGATTGGCGTGGATCCTCTTTCTGGTCAGAGGGTATTTTTAACTAAAGATGGAGAAATGACAATGTATCAGAATGGTAAAGATTTAGTTTATTTGGGAGACTCACAACCGAAGGTGAATGGTTCCATCCACACGACAATCTCGTATGGTGGACTCTCTGTATCATTGGGCTTTGGTTTACAATGGGGCGGTGTCGCTGAGAACTTCACCGAGTTGAATAAGAGAGAAAATTTAAACTTAACCTATAATGTGGATCGTCAAGTATTAAAAGATGGTTGGAAAAAAGCTGGAGATGAAGCGTTATATAAAAGGCAAGGAGCTTATGTCGTGAATACTTATGGATGTGATATGTTTATCCACAAGAATAATATATTTAATTTGAATAGTATTAATGTTCGCTATAATTTTCCACGAAAGTTGATAAAGAAGTTGGGAATGGAAATGTTATCTATTTCTACAGATTTGACAGATATTTTTTATTTTTCGACAATTCATCGAGAACGGGGAACGTCTTATCCTTACTCAATTAATCCGAATTTATCAATATCTTGTTCCTTCTAATTCAAATAGTTAATGGTATGAAAAAAAGAAAATTTTATTTATTGTTATATGTTGTATTGACATTGGTTTGTAGTGCATGTGAAGGTTGGCTGACTGTTGAGCCCGAAACTGCTATTACGGGAGAGAAATTGTATACAACGAATGAAGGTGTAAAGGAAGGACTAAACGGACTTTATCTTAACATGAGAGGATTGTATTACCCGGAAGGCCGCTTGGGCGGTGCATCAGTATTGGAATCAATGGCTTGTACACATACTTTTGCAGAAGGTACTCCTGGATATAGGTGGGCAGGACATTATTATAATGATTTATCCGGTGATTCAGATATAGCTATGATATTTGTGGGGTTGTATAATATTATTACGAATGCGAATTCTTTAATACTAGGAACAGAAACAAATAAGAACAAGTTAAAGGATGAGGTTTATAATATAGGTCGGGGGGAAGCCTTGGCAATACGGGCTTTGGTTCATTTGGATTTGATACGTTTGTTCGGGCCAGTTCCATCGAATGTGGATATGAGTGAGAAGTATTTACCTTATGTAAGGGTGAATGATATTAAAGATTACGAATATAATACATTTGAAGAGTACATGACATATTTGTTGGCGGATTTGGATGAAGCTGAAGCATTATTAGAGAAATCGGATATTGTCGTTACGGGGACCTTTGAGGAAACGGAAGTTTCAAGCGCTTCTTGGTCTTTTCGTAAAAATCATATAAATTATTATGGGGTATTAGGATTACAGGCTAGGGCTCGCTTATGGAAAGGAGAGGTGGAAGGTGCGTTGCGTTACGCTCGGCTGGTGAAAGAAGCAAAGAATGGGGATGGAACTGCCAAGGTCCGTTTGATGACACCAGATGATAATACTACAGAAGGACTTTGGAATAATAAGACTACGGATTTGACATGTTATAGTGAACATCTTTGCGGAGTGAAATGTGATAATTATGATTATACGCAGGGTACAGCTTGGCTAGCTAGGAATGTTTCGATTTTAAACTATAGTGATACATTTTTTGAGGATTTGTTTGCAGGAAACGCTGAAGATATGCGGTATCAATGGTTTTGGGCATATTATTATAACCGTTTTGGAACGAGTGGATATTATTGTCGGAAATATTTGAATTTTTATAATTCTTCTACTTCTCAAAAAAATTTCCCTATTGTGCGATTAGCAGAAATGTATTTGATTATTGCGGAGAATGCACCATTGGAAGAAGCGAATATAATTTATGAAGAGTATTGTAAAGCTCGCAATTTGACTTACGTGCCATTGACAGAAAGCGATCGAGAGGAGAGAATCTTGTTGGAATTTATCCGGGAATTTACAGGTGAAGGACAGAATTTTTATACATACAAGCGGTATAATACTAAAAATATGTTGTTTGGAGTGCGAGAGTGTACGGAAGAGCAGTATCAATTACCACTCCCGGAATCTGAATTGTTGAATGATAAATGATTTGAATTATGAAAAATTTTTTAATTATAGTGTTGTGTTGTACATTCTGGTGTATAGCTTGCACGGAAGAACGTCCTGGGTATTATGAGGGGGAGAATAATTGGGTACAGTTTTATTATTTGTGGCCTGTACAGAATCCGTATATAGCTCCGGTTCATCTACCTTATGAGGGGTATATGCCATCCTTGAATTCAACAAAGCTTCAGGATACTGTTTATTTCCGGTTGCACTTGATCGGGAGGAAGTCTAATCAGCCGAGAAAAGTGATGTTTGAATCTTATGAAACAGAGATGGAGTATAGTTATTACGAACCGGCTGTGGCTAACGTAAATTATATCGCATTCGATGATCCTTTGATGAAGCCTTATCTGACGATTCCGGGAGATTCTGCTTATGTGAATATTCCCGTGATCGTGAAATATAACCCAGCGATTTCCAGTGGTTATTTTCAGTTAGATTTTAAATTGATTGATACGGAAGATTTGGTAGTGGGTGATACTTGTTTAATGAAAGGAAGATTAAAATTTTCTCAATGGTAATAAATAATTTGGAGATGAAAAAGTTTGTATTGTTGTTTGGATGTGTGTGCTTTTGTCTGTCTGTATTTGCTCAGACCAATTTTCAAGATATAAGCTTCTCTGAAGCGTTGAAGAAAGCAAAAGAGGAAAACAAAATGGTGTTTGTGGATTGTTATACTTCTTGGTGCGGTCCTTGCAAGTATATGGCTGATAAAGTGTTTCCACAAAAAAAGTTGGGGAAGTACCTGAACGATAGGTTCGTGAGCTTGAAGATTAATGCGGAGCAGGGCGAGGGCGTGGATATCGCCAGCAAGTATAGTGTTTCTGCTTATCCCACGTTTTTGATCTTGAAGACAGACGGGACGTTAATTTACCGAATCGTTGGAGGAACAGAAGGGGCCGACGAGTTCATCTCCAAGGTGGAGGAAGGTTTCGGGGAGAAATCAGCCTTCAGGATGGAAGAACGTTACCTGAAGGGAGATAGGGAAGAGGGGTATTTATTTGATTTCCTGAAATCGTTACTGGCTTCTGGGTTAGACGAGAAGGCTCGGGAAGTTGCTGGTGAGATCTTGGCTCCACTGTCAGTAGAGAAGAGATGTACGGAGACTTACTGGCCTATTTATGATAACCCTCGTTTATCTTTAGTAGGTTCAGAGAATTTACGCTTTTTCCTGAAACACGTTGATCAATTTCGCAGGGGTGTGGGGGTAGAGAAGGTGAATGCGAAATTGACATTTTTATATGTTAGTAGATTGGAAGAGATGTTGCGAGGAAGGATGCCTGCAACCAATGCCGACCTAGACCTTGTGGAAAAAGAGTTGAAGAAACATGATTTGGAGCAGGAGGACTTGAGTAATTATATAGAGATGATGAGGGCTATTAATGCGAAAGATACGGATAAAATTTATTCTTTGTATAGGAAAGTTTACCAGAACATGAGCGAGAGTAAATTGAGTTACTTGTATTTTCGTCCAATTCTTCTTTTTCAAGGGCAGGGGAAATGGACCGAAAAGCAAAAGATCGGTTTTATAAATTTTACCAATGAATTGATTATGCGAATGGAATCACAAGTGATGCAATTGTCAATGCAAAATTTTGTGGAAGCATTGCCTAAGTTTTGAATGATTTTATGAGGTTTATTTGAAAGAGAGAAGAATAGTATGAAAAGATTTTTATTCATTTTTTTATCGTGTTTGCCTTTGTTCTTGGGAGCTCGGGAATTGCGAGATACCATAGAATTGAAGCAAGGAATGGTGTGTCCTAAATTTGTATTTAGAGATACTTCCAAACAAGAGGTTTTTTTGCAACAATTTAAAGGAAAGTATGTGGTGATTGATGTGTGGGCCTCATGGTGCCATCCTTGTAAACAGGAATACCCAACATTGAAGAGATGGGCTGAGAAGTATAAAGATAAAAATATAGAATTCGTGAGTATTTCTTGTGATACCCAAGAGCAGAGATGGCTCAATGAGCTTTTTTGGGGGAAAATGGTCGGGAATCAGTGGTGGATTGCAAATGATAATGCTTTTATGATAGCCTTTCGGGTGACGACAATTCCTCGTTTGATTTTGTTAGATCGGAAAGGAAAGGTGATGGATTTAAAATTACCTAAACCTTCTGATCCGGAGTTTGAAACTATTTTAAATGGATTGAATGGATTATAGAGCAAAGGGGCTTTTTAGAACCCCTTTACTCTGTAGTGATATATGAACGAGATTTTAAAATGATGTTTCTCAAATAAATTAAAGAGATAATCTTAATACCAATTATGAATCAATTCCTTTTGAAACATAGGAATATATCTATTTTTTGGGTCTAAATGTATTGTGATTATCAGAACTTGAAATAAGTGTTATGAATATAATAGGGAAGTATTATCGTTTAGTATGTATTACTATGATTATTGTGGTGATCGGGGGCGTGAATGGTCTTGCTCAAGAGGGGAAAGAGGTTGTGTATCGTGATTATACGCACATGGAGGCAGATCTGTTGGATTCTTTGAAACGGGATGAGGTAAAAACGTTATTCCGTGGGGTGCATGTGTTACGGCAGCAGGCTCAGCAGGTAAAAGAGAGTACTCCGGTCCGGTTGGAATCTCAACGGGTAGAGAAGAAAAAATTGAGCCCACAAGATATGATCGAGAAGAGAAGGGGCAGCGTGTTGACTGTCAACAAGTATCATCGTGCGATGATGCATCCGGAAGGAGTGACAGGCTGGGCAACGGCAGTCGTGTTATCGAACGACGGGATTTGTGTCTCGAATTACCATGTGTTTTGGGAATTTCTGGACTCAACAGCTAAGTTGAATCCACGGGATAGTATTATGTTTGTTGCCACGGAAGAGGGGAGAGTATACCCGATTACCGAGATCTTGAGTTTTAACAAAGCTGCAGATGTGACTTTCTTCAAGATTGATACACGGGGAGATATGCTTACCCCGATACCATTGGGAAATGACCTCCCGGCGGGGACAGGGGTACATTTGTTAAGTCATCCGGAAGGATATCCGTATGCATACACGAACGGGGTGGTTATGCGAACAACGACTTCTGACGCTAAAGATCCCTTTGCACGCCGGATGGAACTTACGGTTGATTACGCCAAGGGGTCAAGTGGGGGACCGATCATGGATGATTGTGGAAACATGGTGGCGATGGTGTCTAGTATACGTGCGATATTTTATTCTAATCAGCCGCCTTATAGCCAGCAGATGAATGTGAAACTGACAATTCCTGTGAGTTCATTGAGAATGTTGATGCAGGGAAAGAATGAATAAAACTAGTATATATTCGAAAAAATATTTACCTTTGTCATGTATTATTGTAGGTATATCGAATGAAAGTTTTTGTGAAATATTGCGTGTTGCTTTTGGTGGCAGTAATCTATCTTGGACAAGGGATAGATTCTACTCGTTATTTAGCAAAGGCAACGGGGCAAGAGCGACTTGTTTCACATGAGAAGGATGATTTTGAACGGTTAGCCATGCTGACGGCGATGAACGGAAATGCATTACCGGTCAACACTGTTCAGGATGTAACAAATGTGCAACCGACTTTTCGTTATTTGCAAAAAAATAATATTTCTGTTTATTTAGAAGAATATAAAAGGGTTTTTACTCCTTATTTTAGGTATATTGAAAACGATTATCTCGACTCTTTTGCGTTAAAGCAGGACGTTGGATACTATGTCTTTGCGTTGCGCGAAATCATTGTATGATTTTGGGTTTATTTGTAAAAACGCTGCTCGTTAATTATTAGCGGGTAGAGTTGTGTCTTGACTGAATTGTATTCGGGAACAAGAACATACGCATGAATATGTGGAAAAAATAAACTATTTAATTATACAAAAATTATAAAGTCATGAGTGATAGTAAATTTGAATATATCGATGATGTTCTCTTGAATGTAGATAAAGATAAAATAGAAAAAAAGAAAAAATCTCCTATAAAGCCTTTGGCATTGTTGATCTTGGGTGCTGCAATCCTTTGGTATGGTGCGAATTATATTAACACGGCTCAGAGTGATACGCTTTCTTCTGTTGTTATTATGATCGGTTTAGGTGTTGCAGCATGGGGAGTCGTGGCATTTTTGGTAAAGAAAGAGCGTTACGTTTACAAACCAACGGGAAAGGTGTTGAAGAAACATAAAGTGTATGTGGCTGCAAATCAGTCCTCACGATTGTATGATATTTTGGAGCAAAATAGGTATGATGATTTACAATCATTGACCCGTTCCGGACAATCTAATTTAAGCTTGGAGGCTTATTGTAGTGAAGATGAACAATATGCTTTGTTACAAGTCATGGAATTCATTCCTTACAATGACGTGCCGATGACTCCTGTCAAAGTATGTGAGGGGACTCAGGCGAAACAAGTAGCTTATTTCTTAAAATAATACTCTGAACTATTAAGTAGTCCAGAGTTTCCACGAATAATCGGCTTGCAGATGGAGCATCTGTAAGCCGTTTTTTATTCGTGCTCCTTGTTGCTCTCCACGGTGCATGAATTCGGTTATTTCCGGATTATAAATAAGGTCGAAAAGATAATGATTTGAGGAGAGAAGATGATAAGGAATGTCCGGACAATCGGTTACATACGGCCACATCCCCACGGGGGTGGCGTTAATAATTAAAGGAGTGTTGGGTAGGTAATGGGCAACTTGGTCGTAGGAAATTTCAGAGGAAGAATGGGGGGTACGGCTAACCGTGAATACTTCTATTCCCAAAGAGGCAAGTGCATTCCGGACGGCTTTGGACGCTCCGCCAGTGCCTAAAAGTAAAGCTTGTGTAGGCGGTGTCTGGATAAATTCTAATAAAGATTCTCTGAAACCTAAGATGTCAGTGTTGTATCCGGTTAGGATGGAACCGGAAATCGTGTGTTCTACTTTCACGGAATTAACGGCTCCGATTTTTCTGGCATCCTCGCT
Proteins encoded in this region:
- a CDS encoding FecR family protein, with amino-acid sequence MDLLKKRLDIARLIAEELTGTIDEKDRLVLARWLDEDERHRGEYANILESLKAGNEAWKDQERGRQLMESRWGTVKSHTVRKTDRWITWSKYVAVIVLFVSIGIFWLVNEEKQEVENGTVAQIEHGSMKAQLVLANGKKVDLRPEISLQLEEEGGTRILTSDNRVKYSGKDSLAGQSTEVKYNTLIVPRGGEFSLELADGTRVWLNAESRLRYPVAFTGKERKVEMEGEVYFEVAKNKEKPFIVTVNGVDIRVLGTSFNVSAYQEEVVATLVEGKVQLKKGNEQVILSPNQQAIWSDDEFRVKQVDARNYVLWKEGIFYFEDVDLETILDDMARWYNVNVFYMNPALKEMKFSVEIRRYGDINEILRRIEQTKRVKFEIKDRTINVYE
- a CDS encoding SusC/RagA family TonB-linked outer membrane protein, which translates into the protein MKFLCFFFLLSVSVSAASYSQNARFTLTLENVALTDVFSTIRKSSEFTFIYNMDDVRNIRVKSINVHEATIQEILDEVLRNTGFVYQIEDYVIVIQPQETKEEKKSLRLKGWVRDKKKEPLPGVTVRMVGVSLGTATNAQGWFAIDLPVTKGEVEFSFVGYKKQKITFTEKTDTLQIVMEEDFQQVEEVVVTGIFNKPKESFTGAVTTISQEEIRTHYSRNLIQTLASLDPSLRIIQNNAQGSNPNALPELQLRGASTLLSADDIRDQKSNYELNQPLFIMDGFEVTLERVMDLNDNEIESITILKDASATALYGSRGANGVIVITSLRPKAGKISVTYSGKVKVEIPDLSSYDNLTNAREKLELERVYGVWDDSSLQELYQSLKDVVDSGVNYNWAKEPLRTGVGQQHILNIMGGVEAWRFRFDLFYDETIGVMKGSDRTNFNGSMEIDYVHGKWNVRQLLTIGLNTSEDSPYGQFSDYVRMNRYWEPYDENGELIEQYYHPNATALIDNPMYNKEVGCWNESKYTSLRSTTQARFDISEAFQITAMLGLTKKMGTQDSFIPPTHKYYDSEENIEQKGSYGRGEKTESLWETRWALNYAKTFNEKHMLTVGIAGEMSETKYDNVSWSATGFLTSDIDHLATSLGYPSTGGTYGSESTSRRVSLSGFCNYYYDTRYFIDLTYRLDGGSSFGKNSRFSSFYALGVGWTLSKEEFIIEHLPFISNWQFRYSYGVSGNMAFSPEQSMEVFNRETNYTYNGGVGVKMATFANPNLKQQNTFQHNVGMNLSLFKDRITFNLNYYRKLTDNTLTDIYIPASHGFTTVKGNVGEVRNEGYDGSISFNVLRSEKFNWNLSGSFSHNKETLVKLAEGFKNSLKYYDTSMGSATTYLRYREGHSMTAVYGLRTIGVDPLSGQRVFLTKDGEMTMYQNGKDLVYLGDSQPKVNGSIHTTISYGGLSVSLGFGLQWGGVAENFTELNKRENLNLTYNVDRQVLKDGWKKAGDEALYKRQGAYVVNTYGCDMFIHKNNIFNLNSINVRYNFPRKLIKKLGMEMLSISTDLTDIFYFSTIHRERGTSYPYSINPNLSISCSF
- a CDS encoding RagB/SusD family nutrient uptake outer membrane protein — protein: MKKRKFYLLLYVVLTLVCSACEGWLTVEPETAITGEKLYTTNEGVKEGLNGLYLNMRGLYYPEGRLGGASVLESMACTHTFAEGTPGYRWAGHYYNDLSGDSDIAMIFVGLYNIITNANSLILGTETNKNKLKDEVYNIGRGEALAIRALVHLDLIRLFGPVPSNVDMSEKYLPYVRVNDIKDYEYNTFEEYMTYLLADLDEAEALLEKSDIVVTGTFEETEVSSASWSFRKNHINYYGVLGLQARARLWKGEVEGALRYARLVKEAKNGDGTAKVRLMTPDDNTTEGLWNNKTTDLTCYSEHLCGVKCDNYDYTQGTAWLARNVSILNYSDTFFEDLFAGNAEDMRYQWFWAYYYNRFGTSGYYCRKYLNFYNSSTSQKNFPIVRLAEMYLIIAENAPLEEANIIYEEYCKARNLTYVPLTESDREERILLEFIREFTGEGQNFYTYKRYNTKNMLFGVRECTEEQYQLPLPESELLNDK
- a CDS encoding thioredoxin family protein encodes the protein MKKFVLLFGCVCFCLSVFAQTNFQDISFSEALKKAKEENKMVFVDCYTSWCGPCKYMADKVFPQKKLGKYLNDRFVSLKINAEQGEGVDIASKYSVSAYPTFLILKTDGTLIYRIVGGTEGADEFISKVEEGFGEKSAFRMEERYLKGDREEGYLFDFLKSLLASGLDEKAREVAGEILAPLSVEKRCTETYWPIYDNPRLSLVGSENLRFFLKHVDQFRRGVGVEKVNAKLTFLYVSRLEEMLRGRMPATNADLDLVEKELKKHDLEQEDLSNYIEMMRAINAKDTDKIYSLYRKVYQNMSESKLSYLYFRPILLFQGQGKWTEKQKIGFINFTNELIMRMESQVMQLSMQNFVEALPKF
- a CDS encoding TlpA family protein disulfide reductase yields the protein MKRFLFIFLSCLPLFLGARELRDTIELKQGMVCPKFVFRDTSKQEVFLQQFKGKYVVIDVWASWCHPCKQEYPTLKRWAEKYKDKNIEFVSISCDTQEQRWLNELFWGKMVGNQWWIANDNAFMIAFRVTTIPRLILLDRKGKVMDLKLPKPSDPEFETILNGLNGL
- a CDS encoding serine protease gives rise to the protein MNIIGKYYRLVCITMIIVVIGGVNGLAQEGKEVVYRDYTHMEADLLDSLKRDEVKTLFRGVHVLRQQAQQVKESTPVRLESQRVEKKKLSPQDMIEKRRGSVLTVNKYHRAMMHPEGVTGWATAVVLSNDGICVSNYHVFWEFLDSTAKLNPRDSIMFVATEEGRVYPITEILSFNKAADVTFFKIDTRGDMLTPIPLGNDLPAGTGVHLLSHPEGYPYAYTNGVVMRTTTSDAKDPFARRMELTVDYAKGSSGGPIMDDCGNMVAMVSSIRAIFYSNQPPYSQQMNVKLTIPVSSLRMLMQGKNE
- a CDS encoding shikimate dehydrogenase family protein — its product is MQLFGLLGFPLGHSFSKTYFTEKFKAEKIDAEFVNFESDNIEQTLQVIKTTPSLKGFAVTIPYKEKIIPYLDHISEDARKIGAVNSVKVEHTISGSILTGYNTDILGFRESLLEFIQTPPTQALLLGTGGASKAVRNALASLGIEVFTVSRTPHSSSEISYDQVAHYLPNTPLIINATPVGMWPYVTDCPDIPYHLLSSNHYLFDLIYNPEITEFMHRGEQQGARIKNGLQMLHLQADYSWKLWTT